gtgatgtctaggaaagtcattgagattcttggtacttaagagagcctcgctccaccaacatctctctctactttcctggtcatatttgattggagttactaaacggatagagtgactacaatgtgtcttactttgattttattttggattagactttggaaactttgatgtaatcattggctattaataaaatgtcaattcttttacttaatgtcttggacataccttaattcgaactttattatataagagccaatggttttcatgtggaaacacattatgagaatggacagagttcctttgcatcacctctaatgactacggacataaacgagtattagagaaacttatgtgtcgctctagtgggttgtatgcaaccactatttgagttattgaatccaactatgtcatgagagacgacttatgggattttgacacatataggctttgacatgatgatccgtgtattaaagacttacacggacatccattttcagaatgaagaaaagtaagaaccaagaattggtttgaggagctgcacatgtgcctcatggcgccatgattgtgcaaagacaggccatacatggccagtgccgcctaccccctgtggcaaatacatggcattgacgccataaactcctctctctacttttcaagtctattgtgacactatggcttcaccaaaacctttattggttgattataaagcccatgtttcgttctgtaaagcctgttatttaggattgagaccatcctatgcaaaggagattgaggaaataattccattctcacaaagaatctaagggaattctatggatttgatcaaccaacttacggaccatatagatgttttatggttgatacgcaaacacgctggtcacgtgttgtgccattatccactcgtaatgctgcttatactacactcctagcacataacatatggctacgggctcactgcccagatcatcccattcagtcaatttgacttgataatgctagagagtttacatcgacagttttcgatgactattgcatatcattgggtattgatatcaagtatcatattcccatgtacacacccaattggtctcgcggaaaagccaccattaaacgactacaatggtagcccggacattggtaatgcgcaccaatatttccgcttgggttatgcaataacgcatgcagctatgctaattcgtctacgactcatagcagccactcaacttttatttgcgttacagctagtgactgggttcgagtttaatatctcgtatttaagcatatttgagtgtgcggttcatgtgccaattgcgtcgccatagcgcatcaacatgagtcattgcaacgaatgcatatatatatttgttggacatgcgtctccaactataagtccgctatgtagaacccttgacaggcgatctctatttcgctggatttgcgaattgtcactttgatgagacagtcttcccgtcgttagggggagattagaacgtcaatgttcaacaggaacgacaggaattgtcgtggtctgtccccactatgtctcatcttgatcccctaaaagtgacgagatcacatatacctgctgcaaacatgcctgcaaggattgatgtacccacaagaggacatggtgccacccagagaagatgggtattgcaccactaccatggatggtagaatggtgacgccacaaaggtggcattaTGGCGTCacaggccatgggttccgctagagagagtaggagacccataggttcgatggattctcgccctaagaagagagcgagtttggcacaacttgatccattgatcattgatactcataatccgtctcatgagaatattttggattgtggttatgtccaagagacatcgttgggggacgcctcaatgttagaaccaattcctaagaatatagagatctctacgaactacactagtatacatgaggacgtggaattattgagaccaatgacatcgaaccttactccgttgaagaatgccaacgtagagaaaattggtctaaatggaaagatgcgatccaggttgaattggattcactaacgaagaggaaggatttcgggcctgagatgccaacacctcctaacataaaacctattgacgttaacaggtcttcgttagatagcgtgatgagaaaaggagatggtaatctcgccttattgcgcaaggtttctcacaacgccctggaatcgactacgagaagacatattctctcgtaatggatgtcattgcactccactaccttatcagtttggtagtttccaaataactgaacatgcagcttacgaatgtggtcactatgtatctctatggggatctagatacataatataatgaaggttcttgtggactttatttacccaagtcaagtggctctagaccacggagcgcatttacaacgaggttgaaatgctcactaaaatgactacttgattgggaagagatatgatgaactatgcccacaagtttccatgacaagttccggatttgcaattgtcgcggtttatgttgataaacataattggaacccttgagagttaagggaaaccgctgaacacttgaaatccgagtttgagaggaaggaccttgggagaacacggttttgtctaaattcagaacttgtataccgtgttaagagacattttgataaagtcaaagatgcaccatggtcgtccgtagtcttggccctaaaagggatccgtttcgtcccagggatgatgacgaagacgtgttaatagcgaaagtgcttacttatgtacaataggcgcattattgtacttatagcacaacacaagaccggacatctcaattattatgaacttgttggctagatatagccccgcgccaacgcaacaccattagattggtataaagacaatctttcgatatttgagaggtacgattgatatgggcttgttctatctctacagagaaaagagatgacggaagtgtgggatcggaccccacgaggcaaaatgccaccttccgtgctcctcctcccctccatcaaaatgacaacaagcatttctaaatattgaaatgaaccaaatccgatcagaggataatgtagcggacttatttactaagtcgttagcAAAAtctaccttcgagaaacatgtgaagagcatcggattgagaaagttatccgaactcccatgattgtagcaatcagggggagatattgacatcagggggaggcatgatgtctacatgttcgatctcaaagagtgaaggacgtgttgtgctctttttgtccttcgaccagggttatttttgtcccacagggtttttgttacctggcaaggtttttaacgaggcaacaatcaaagcgtcatcaccaagtttgagcggcacaagggggagtgttgaaggatatcgacataatgtgtgcctctacaaactagggttagagttgtaataggaaagtaccctaggtatactaattgtattccgattctgttaccttttgtgtactctgtaaactccttatataaagggctcctattatcaataataaacacaattctattctcctacaacaaataTCCTGTATTGTTAACTTTCTATGTACCTGGGCTAACAGAACCTTATTTCCTTGCCTATATTATTATATTGCAGGTGTATGGATGGGGCCGAGGGGAACATGGTAGACTTGGTTTCGGCGATAATGATAAGAGCAGTAAAATGGTCCCGCAAAAGGTTCATCTTTTAGCTGGGGAGGATATTGTTCAGGTACCAATTATATTGTTTTCCTTGCAAATCCTCTGATAGCTTTGCTTAGTTGGAACTTAGAATACATGGAAACCTATTTGAGTATATAAAGTCAGTGCAGTGACTGACACGTCAGGGGAGGTGGGTTCTGGACTAGTTCTAAGTTCTAACAATGCTTTTGTGGTCGATGGTGATAGACAGCAAATGATGTTAGGATTTCAGATATATTTTCTAACAAAGTTCTTATTCTGTTTTTTCGTAAGACCAAAAAGGGGTTTCATGTATTCTGATTTGGGAATTCCAAATCGACTAATTAAAGATGTTAGCTGTTTCTCCATATCAGTTTTGGTAGAATGGGTGAAAAAGAGGAAAGAGATCATCTTAGTGTGCTAGCCTAAGACATTATTTCATGATTTGAATCTCATTTTTGGCACTATGCCTTATAGTCTGAGTCAGAACATCTGTCAACGTTTCCTACCATTTGAAATAGACAATGATGCACTTGGCTTCTTCATCATTTGAAATCATTCTTCCTTCCAATAGTACGTGTTTCCATTTAACAAAAGAGGAACCAGTTCTGTTCTCTTACTAGTTCAGCATTAAACTGATTTATAGATTACTTGTGTAGGATGCTTTTATGTGACGAAAGTTTTTAATGCTCTTTAAACACAGATGTGCTTTTAAGTGAAATAATCCCAAGGATTCTTAGACATGTCTGGTGTTTGTCATCGCCAACAATGGACTCACTAGGTTCAGATGTTCTGGAATCAGACCCGGGTTCCATATTTTGGTTTAATCTTATTCAAGCAATCAAAGATTCATATGCTGTGGAAAGAATGTCTGAGCAACTTTTACATCAGCTTGCAACTGAACAAGTGGGTGATATTGAAGCTTACTGGGTTCTTTGGCTATTATTTCTTCCGGGTTTTTCAAATGCCAAATATCAGCGAGGTTAGTgaattgctctctctctctctctctctctctctctctctctctctctctcacacacacacacacacacaaacaaacaGACACAAACAACTTTGCAAATGATAGGTTCTGCAAAGTTGTGTATGTGTGTGAGAGATTCTTATGGAAGAACACAttgtttttattattgtttgatTTCACTTGATCAGTTTTTTGCTCTTCCAATTTTTTGATACTCAGCTTCCACTTTATCAGATCCATGTTTACTGACAAGTTTTTAGTCTAGAAAGTATTTCCTGTTTGTTGCATTCGATGGATCCTTCAATTTTCCGTTCTTGAATGCGCACCAGATTCAAATTCACTTGCTAAAGGTCATAATAGCCGCAATTTCTTAGACACTTTACAGCATCTGGTAGCGGTATGGTCTGAAAGGGAGTTCCCCAGTCGAGCAGCAAATATGTATCCTTCTTCATTCCTTCTCCTAGCATCTCAAAGTAGTCTGCAATGCAATGATTCTTAATACCTGATCTTCACAACAGAAAATGTTGTAGGACAAGCTGGTATTTTGCAGAGCTAAAATAACCAGATTTGTGCCTGAAGATGCATGGTTCTATGTAGCCGTCCTTCAAAGGAAATGAAGAAAAAGCCAGAGTCAACTACTAATCTGCCCAGATCATAAAATGCAGCAGCCACTTTACATGTAAAACGCAATCCAAAATTTAGATTAGCGTCTTCAATTTTAAAACTATCATGAAAGATGGAATATGATAGCCTAAGCAAACTGTGTAACATTGTTCCTTTACAGTTTGTTTCAACATCTATATCAATAAATAAGCAAAATGTATTTCCAGTCTGTTTGCTTTTTTTAGTTATGTTTTACGATACCATGAGGGAATCCTGTAACTACATAGACCATGAATTTTGATACCTCAGAGTACAATTCATTGAGCTCTTTTAGGTCTCAATGGTTTAGTTGCAATGCTGCATAGAAAATTGGAGGTACATTCTAATTCATGGTTTTGTAATAACCATCTTACATTGAAAGTATATAGGAATTGAAGTTGATGGTTCCATATGGTTTTGTAATAACCATCGGTCGggattctttttctcatcgaTTTTTGCCCGATGTCTGagggcataattctagtagcATCTACTAGTTccatttagttgcaaatttcaagtgactttaatttattttgtgtaatggttctCGTTGAACTATGGTCgagaaattaatccaaatattctatatttattttgtgtaatagtaaaacataatatacATATTGAAGGGTTTAATTTATTCGGTCCAACCAAGAGTagaagaataatacatgagaaattttttcatttggtatggttacataatcaaaaaacaaaattatgtattttagtagcatatcttactatgtatgcccattttggtaattatacactgccaaagcacttttgccttgcaacttaccaaacacttaaAAATTGCTTTTCATTCtcacaacacttttcaaaacagtttaccaaacacctcagctgcttcttctcacagcaagttcggaagtgcttcctctcacagcaagttcgaaagtgtttcctctcacagcacagcaatcccaaactaagccttagcTTCTCTGGGTGCCAACTTAAATGCAATATCTAATTGTAGTTGAAAAATTCTAAATCACacaattaaaagataaaattcCATTATGAGATGAAACCTACTGAAGAATCTATAAGAAAAATAGTTTTTAATCATTTGATCTTATGCAAAGAAACGTATAAAGGTATAGCCAATCGTACTCAACTGTGGGAAAGCTTGAGCATTAAATTGTGTGACATCTTGAAATTGGTTCAGATGTCGTTTTCGGAAAACTGCTATATGTGTTACGTTAATTGCTTGGGCTCTGTATTTGAAGTGAATATCATGTGAAATTTTTAGGGGATTCTCATAACTTAATTTCTTAAAATGGTTTATGCCAAAAGTGTTGCTAATTGTGGAAAAGCTAATGCCTTTATGATTGTACGTAGTGCTGAAAATGTTAATGTTGTTCCACATGTGCGAATGACTGATCCAGTTGTGTACATATGTGAGACATGAAAACGAAAAAGTTTCAAAGGTATTCCAGAATCGGAGATGTTAACATGGAAGTTCAAATTGGTATGAAGAAACTTCCGGCATGAGCACGGTCGAACAATGGTTCCACCCCAATCCTTGCATTGGGTTATTCTGCCATATGCAAAGACATCGACTTTCCCGAATTGGGTTTTGACAAGATCAGAGGAGTAATTATCAAGGCTAATAGGGTCTGTACATCGAGCTGATGATAAGTCATAAGGTCAAAGGGTCTTTTAGCATTTCAATAGCCTCAAGACCTCTTTTCTCATCCACAGCAGTTAGCACAACGGTGACCCCTTATGAAGCCAATAGCTTAACTGTTCCAAATCCAATCCCCTGATTTGAGCCTGAAACAACTGCATACCTGATAATAAAGAACACAAAAAGTAAATGGAAATATATGGTGGTGGTTGTGGAAAGTGTTCTTACAGATactaattaagttaaaaatcatAAAAGAAGAAGTAGGTGCTGCTACCTCTTTGCTCCTATGGGATTTCAGCTTTCTGTTCTGATTGTTGTATACTATATATAACATAGACTTGCAAGTAAAaaagtatagatatatataacaTGACTTCGTTTCTCTGGTCATTTTTTATTGGTAGTTTCTTTCAAAATACTCCTGTTTTGTTATTACTTTGCTTAGATGTGCTTCCTTAATCTTAACTAAGCAAAGCCTGATCGAGTACTACACTGTCATATCCGTCCCTTCCATAACATTTGTGCTATACTACGTTGTTTTATACTTGCATTCAAACTTGAAACCCAAAATATTTAGGGTACTAGATCATTTCAACTAACATAAATCAATCATAACAACACTATATAGTATATACAGTGCAGCTGATGTATTCAGGTCGGTTGAACCATCTTTTGGTATAAAGTATAATCAGATACCAAATGCACAAAATGCTTTCCTGCCTTCCCATTAGATTTTCATTTCCTTTGGCACCTGTTCACAAACTTACAATGCTACAGAATTTCAATAAATGATAAATTAGGACAAGCCATCACAGTTAATTAAACCTGCAGTAAAACGAGAAACACAGAGAAAATGAACATGACAAATACATTTCCGTATCAAACAAAGTAAGATGTACATTTAGTTGAGATCTTCTTTTGTCAAGCTATTGAAATTGATACATGCTTAAGTACCTGTAACCGAAAAGAGCCCGGATGTTTGGTAAGACTTCTAAACAAGGTAGAAGGAATCCGAATAACGACTCTGTATTGATGTTATAAGAATATAAGTTGGGTACATACAGCTGACCAGGCGACTGATCAATGCCATATTTTAGGTTTGGGTGTGGCCAGTTTATGAGGATACATGCATCagaattgttgtagttatgatcAGTGAAAAATGGAACTAAGATAGGGATCGATTAGATATACATGAACAAGTTCAAATCTAAACTCAACGCCAGCTAACCTGCCTAACCAAAGGTGTAACAAATGAATGGACCACCGCGCTTTTGACTCCTATGAGTTCAAACCTTGAAAATCATACCCAAATTTGAGAACAGCTTGTGCTTCAAATTTCCATGAGTAAAGATGGTTGATTGGTATGAAGTATGAACTATAAATGGCTATCCCAGTCAATTTTTAAAGCTCAACTAGCCTAAAAGTTAGGACGAACTTCAAAGGTTCTCTAAGACAAGCTACGATTTGAAATGGTAACATGAGTTTTCAAAGTGGTAGTAATATATCAAATAGAATCAGGCATGAGAAATTTTAACATAACATAGTCTTTCCTGCTGCGCGAGAAGAGTTTTTGCTAACTATAAAAAACTACGTcgataaaattgaaaaattttgGACAAACAAACACTTAGGCCGTTAAGACTCCACAGGCCGACCCGAAACTCCGTTCCCGACCCGAATAGACAAACAGTACCCAGAGTACGCTAAATCCAAAGCAAAAGCCCCAAGAAAAAGCTCATTGTCATCTTCATTCAGCTCTATAATCCCCTCAGTCAGGTTGAGCTCACCTCCATCCCAAACCCTCCTCTCCTTCAATTAGGGTTTCactgtttttgatttttgatttttgattttctgatgtgacagagaaagagagttggTGATCGGAGCAAATGGGAGGAGGCGAGCATGCGCACGGCGGAGACTTCAGGGCGAAGGTGTGGAGCATGAGCGGTGGGCCCTACTGCAGGCCCAAGCACTGGAAGCGCAACACGGCCTTCGCCATGTTCGGAGTCTTCCTCATCTGCATTCCTATCGCCATGAAATCTGCCGAGCTCGAGGTTCGTTCACCTCACCTCAATTCATCTCCTTTCTCTTTTGGTTTCGACTTTGGATTTCTGTTTTAGAAATGTAGGAACCTAAGAGATGGTAAAGTTTGGATCTTGGGTTGTAGGTGAAGATTGGGTTTTGGATTGTGAAATTAGGACCCAGATGAGCTCTAAGCTTGACTGAAACTGAGGCTGTTAGATATTGTTTTGCTTTAGTTGAGGTGTAGGTttttgatttgtggaaatgagtGCATAACTAGTTAAGTATATGTATCGAGAATTGTTACGTGGTTTCTGAATAGTACTTGGTGTGATAGTCAGGTTCCGTTGTGATTTGTGGGGAATGGAGTGCTGATCTGGAGTTGTCAGTATTTTATCATTGTCATCTTGTTCTGGGGCTTTAGGCTTGTCAACTTGTTACTGACAGGGTCTTGCTCTACAATATACTGTAGCATCGAGCAAACAGATGAGTTTTTGTTAATGTAGTGACTGAAATCTTGAAATAGATGAACAACTAAAATTTGGTGGTAGCAGCCAATCAAAAATTGGAATTTGAATAATGTTTTGAAATAGAATTTAGAAGATGCTGGTATATAGAATTCCCATGAAGTGATGATGCTCTAACCTGGAGGTCGTACCCATTATACCCTGCGGTTAAGATCATCTGGAGGACGGACTTTGCTCCCTAGTTGTTGTACTTTTCATTTGAAGATAAAATCTTTTGCCATCTCAAATGCTTTCAATATCTACAACAAGCTACCAGTGTCAGAAACTTTAATACTAGAAATGGTTTTACTTTTGGGTAGTGCTTTTCGCATTCTCTATTACTCCTCACACTCCCTTTCATTTTTACTAATTTGCAATGTTGTGtatgtttttcattcttttcatttCAAAACTACACGGACCCCTTACTATCATCACTACTGCTTTCCCAAGGTTTGAAGTCCAGAACCATCTACCTCTCCACCTAAGCTGGTGTACTCCACAACGCCCTGTTACCCAAACCCTCAAAGCAGCGGAGTCTTCTCCTTCCCACCCTGCTCACAGACCCCAGCACTGATAACGACTAATGTTAACAGTTACGGTGCTCTTGCAGCTCCTTAGCGGCCATCCGTCCGACCTGAATTGGGTGGCTCACACATAACCCCATTCAGCGGCCGCAGGTGCATAAAAGGAACCATGCCAGGCATTGTGGTGGAATGTCATGGATGAATGGGCAACTTTGAAAGACATTATTGACAATTGAAATATCGATTAGGCAACTAGTCTGTGTCCATGATTTCCAGAAAGACTTGGAATTGGGTTTTTTTGGGACCTTATCTGTTTGAAAAGTTACTTTTGGTTTTGCGAGTTTGGTGTAGGATGATTGATTTTTAAGGATTGGAGTGGGACTGTTTTGAGCTGGTAATGCTGTATGACTTATCAGACTGAGAATTTTGGATGTCAAAAGATGAAACACTTTGGAGCTAAAACTGAGTATGTGcaaaatcaaaaatataatTTAGGGCTTTTAGGCTGCAAGTAAATTTCTCTGAAGGGGTGGTTGAATTTCAGATCTCAACTCATTCAGGGGTGAGGTGTGAAGAGATATTTTAAGGATGAGCTTTAGAAACCCATATGATCAAATAAGAAACCATTTATCAATTCATGATGAGTTTCGATGCCCTGTTTATGTAAAGGACGTCGTACCAATCATCCTTGCTTTGTCCAAGACATGGATATCAGGTATGAAGTTTCTATAATCATAACTgcaatatatttctttttggttgaatgttttTGTTTGTGGGCTATCAGGAGACTACTGTTATTTTCTACTTCCTATTGAGAAGTACTTTCACTTGTATTTTCATAGTACTGATATTCATGGAAATTTTTGCAGAGGCTAAGCATAGAAAATCGCTACTGAATGTTGGTGGACCAGACAGGTTATCCCGTGTTCAAATGGCTGAGACGGTTGCTGATATAAGGGGATACAACCTCTCATTAATTAAATCTGTATCTGCATCATCGGTATGTATACTTTGCTACATTTTCTAGTATTCTATTATGTTTGAGATAGTGGCGTTCAACTTCAACACCTTTATGTCAGAATTACTAATACATGACCCATCAGTTTCAAGTTGCATTCTGACTTGGTTTTCACATTTCCCTTGTCTGGACATCTCCTATATGATCGAAACACGCAACTAGAATGTCCAGCCATATGCTTTCTTCTCTTTCTACCAATTAATAGGATAATGATCTGTTGTGTATGCTCGCCAATGAAAGCCTATCATTTTTAAGCTCCTTGGGGGAGAGTTGGAATAAGGGTTAGGATTAGTATAGTCATGGCTCAATATCATTGAATGTTCCAAAAatgtaaaaaagtaaaataaggttttgggttttgtcgATTAAAAAACTCCGTTCTTTATGTTGCTGTAGTAGccaatttatatatttatacagtATTTCTCTACCTTACAATATTTCACTGTCATGTTCATCTTCAGGTTGATCACGGAGTTGTGTCTCCTGCTGACATATCCATGGATATATCTAAGCTAGTTCAGACGCCTGGTATTTCTCCAATTTCATTTGGAAATGGTGTCAGATTGACGCTTGAATT
This portion of the Rosa chinensis cultivar Old Blush chromosome 1, RchiOBHm-V2, whole genome shotgun sequence genome encodes:
- the LOC112181020 gene encoding uncharacterized protein LOC112181020 isoform X1, producing the protein MGGGEHAHGGDFRAKVWSMSGGPYCRPKHWKRNTAFAMFGVFLICIPIAMKSAELEDVVPIILALSKTWISEAKHRKSLLNVGGPDRLSRVQMAETVADIRGYNLSLIKSVSASSVDHGVVSPADISMDISKLVQTPGISPISFGNGVRLTLEL
- the LOC112181020 gene encoding uncharacterized protein LOC112181020 isoform X3 gives rise to the protein MSFRNPYDQIRNHLSIHDEFRCPVYVKDVVPIILALSKTWISEAKHRKSLLNVGGPDRLSRVQMAETVADIRGYNLSLIKSVSASSVDHGVVSPADISMDISKLVQTPGISPISFGNGVRLTLEL
- the LOC112181020 gene encoding uncharacterized protein LOC112181020 isoform X2, coding for MGGGEHAHGGDFRAKVWSMSGGPYCRPKHWKRNTAFAMFGVFLICIPIAMKSAELEAKHRKSLLNVGGPDRLSRVQMAETVADIRGYNLSLIKSVSASSVDHGVVSPADISMDISKLVQTPGISPISFGNGVRLTLEL